In Arachis stenosperma cultivar V10309 chromosome 1, arast.V10309.gnm1.PFL2, whole genome shotgun sequence, one DNA window encodes the following:
- the LOC130940094 gene encoding uridine kinase-like protein 3 isoform X3, whose protein sequence is MIIQQLHDQRVVLVNQDSFYHNLTEEELARVQDYNFDHPDAFDTELLLCVMDKLKRGEAVDIPKYDFKSYKSDVYPKRRVNPSDVIILEGILVFHDPRVRELMNMKIFVDTDADVRLARRIRRDTGEKGRDIAVVLDQYSKFVKPAFDDFILPTKKYADIIIPRGGDNHVAIDLIVQHIRTKLGQHDLCKIYSNLYVIQSTFQIRGMHTLIRDAQITKHDFVFYSDRLIRLVVEHGLGHLPFTEKQVITPTGSVYTGVDFCKRLCGVSVIRSGESMENALRACCKGIKIGKILIHREGDNGQQLIYEKLPNDISDRHVLLLDPILGTGNSAVQAISLLIRKGVPESNIIFLNLISAPQGVHVVCKKFPRIKIVTSEIEIGLNKDYRVIPGMGEFGDRYFGTDDDEQLVVPSQ, encoded by the exons ATGATTATTCAGCAACTTCATGATCAACGAGTTGTATTAGTTAATCAG GATTCTTTTTACCATAACTTGACTGAAGAGGAACTTGCTCGTGTACAGGATTACAACTTTGACCATCCTG ATGCTTTTGATACTGAGCTATTGCTATGTGTTATGGACAAGTTGAAGCGTGGTGAGGCAGTAGATATTCCAAAGTACGACTTCAAGAGTTACAAGAGTGATGTGTATCCAAAAAGAAGG GTAAACCCCTCAGATGTTATAATTTTGGAAGGGATCCTTGTTTTCCATGATCCACGTGTTCGGGAGTTGATGAATATGAAGATATTTGTTGATACAG ATGCTGATGTTCGTCTGGCGAGAAGGATTAGACGAGATACTGGCGAGAAGGGTCGGGATATTGCAGTAGTTCTTGATCAG TATTCAAAATTTGTGAAACCAGCTTTTGATGATTTTATTCTCCCTACAAAGAAGTATGCTGATATCATTATACCGCGTGGGGGAGATAATCATGTAGCCATTGACCTGATTGTACAGCATATCCGCACGAAGCTTGGTCAACATGACCTGTGTAAAATATATTCCAATTTATATGTCATTCAGTCAACTTTTCAG ATACGGGGCATGCATACCCTGATACGTGATGCTCAGATAACAAAGCacgattttgtattttattctGACCGTTTGATTCGTTTG GTTGTTGAACATGGGCTGGGGCATCTGCCATTTACAGAAAAGCAAGTAATCACTCCCACTG GTTCTGTATACACTGGCGTGGACTTTTGTAAGAGATTGTGTGGCGTCTCTGTCATCAGGAG TGGGGAGAGTATGGAGAATGCTTTACGAGCGTGCTGTAAAGGTATCAAGATCGGGAAAATTCTAATTCACAGAGAAGGTGACAACGGTCAGCAG CTAATATACGAAAAGCTTCCAAACGATATCTCGGATAGGCATGTTTTACTGTTGGATCCTATCCTTGGCACAG GTAATTCGGCTGTACAAGCGATCTCTTTACTTATAAGAAAGGGTGTACCGGAGTCCAACATTATATTTCTCAACCTGATATCT GCACCTCAAGGTGTTCATGTGGTCTGCAAAAAGTTTCCTAGAATAAAAATAGTGACATCTGAGATTGAGATTGGTTTGAATAAAGATTACCGCGTCATACCGGGCATGGGTGAGTTCGGCGACCGGTACTTCGGAACAGATGATGATGAGCAGTTGGTGGTTCCTTCACAGTAG
- the LOC130940094 gene encoding uridine kinase-like protein 3 isoform X1 translates to MDTKSAVDLMESSSEVHFSGFHMDGFEQRKSGMEQPTTSATDMYKQPFVIGVAGGAASGKTAVCDMIIQQLHDQRVVLVNQDSFYHNLTEEELARVQDYNFDHPDAFDTELLLCVMDKLKRGEAVDIPKYDFKSYKSDVYPKRRVNPSDVIILEGILVFHDPRVRELMNMKIFVDTDADVRLARRIRRDTGEKGRDIAVVLDQYSKFVKPAFDDFILPTKKYADIIIPRGGDNHVAIDLIVQHIRTKLGQHDLCKIYSNLYVIQSTFQIRGMHTLIRDAQITKHDFVFYSDRLIRLVVEHGLGHLPFTEKQVITPTGSVYTGVDFCKRLCGVSVIRSGESMENALRACCKGIKIGKILIHREGDNGQQLIYEKLPNDISDRHVLLLDPILGTGNSAVQAISLLIRKGVPESNIIFLNLISAPQGVHVVCKKFPRIKIVTSEIEIGLNKDYRVIPGMGEFGDRYFGTDDDEQLVVPSQ, encoded by the exons ATGGATACTAAATCAGCTGTTGATTTGATGGAGTCTTCCTCCGAGgttcacttttctggatttcACATGGATGGTTTTGAGCAAAGAAAGTCAGGCATGGAACAACCGACAACATCGGCGACTGACATGTATAAACAACCATTTGTCATAG GTGTTGCTGGTGGTGCAGCATCAGGCAAGACTGCAGTTTGTGATATGATTATTCAGCAACTTCATGATCAACGAGTTGTATTAGTTAATCAG GATTCTTTTTACCATAACTTGACTGAAGAGGAACTTGCTCGTGTACAGGATTACAACTTTGACCATCCTG ATGCTTTTGATACTGAGCTATTGCTATGTGTTATGGACAAGTTGAAGCGTGGTGAGGCAGTAGATATTCCAAAGTACGACTTCAAGAGTTACAAGAGTGATGTGTATCCAAAAAGAAGG GTAAACCCCTCAGATGTTATAATTTTGGAAGGGATCCTTGTTTTCCATGATCCACGTGTTCGGGAGTTGATGAATATGAAGATATTTGTTGATACAG ATGCTGATGTTCGTCTGGCGAGAAGGATTAGACGAGATACTGGCGAGAAGGGTCGGGATATTGCAGTAGTTCTTGATCAG TATTCAAAATTTGTGAAACCAGCTTTTGATGATTTTATTCTCCCTACAAAGAAGTATGCTGATATCATTATACCGCGTGGGGGAGATAATCATGTAGCCATTGACCTGATTGTACAGCATATCCGCACGAAGCTTGGTCAACATGACCTGTGTAAAATATATTCCAATTTATATGTCATTCAGTCAACTTTTCAG ATACGGGGCATGCATACCCTGATACGTGATGCTCAGATAACAAAGCacgattttgtattttattctGACCGTTTGATTCGTTTG GTTGTTGAACATGGGCTGGGGCATCTGCCATTTACAGAAAAGCAAGTAATCACTCCCACTG GTTCTGTATACACTGGCGTGGACTTTTGTAAGAGATTGTGTGGCGTCTCTGTCATCAGGAG TGGGGAGAGTATGGAGAATGCTTTACGAGCGTGCTGTAAAGGTATCAAGATCGGGAAAATTCTAATTCACAGAGAAGGTGACAACGGTCAGCAG CTAATATACGAAAAGCTTCCAAACGATATCTCGGATAGGCATGTTTTACTGTTGGATCCTATCCTTGGCACAG GTAATTCGGCTGTACAAGCGATCTCTTTACTTATAAGAAAGGGTGTACCGGAGTCCAACATTATATTTCTCAACCTGATATCT GCACCTCAAGGTGTTCATGTGGTCTGCAAAAAGTTTCCTAGAATAAAAATAGTGACATCTGAGATTGAGATTGGTTTGAATAAAGATTACCGCGTCATACCGGGCATGGGTGAGTTCGGCGACCGGTACTTCGGAACAGATGATGATGAGCAGTTGGTGGTTCCTTCACAGTAG
- the LOC130940094 gene encoding uridine kinase-like protein 4 isoform X2 yields MDGFEQRKSGMEQPTTSATDMYKQPFVIGVAGGAASGKTAVCDMIIQQLHDQRVVLVNQDSFYHNLTEEELARVQDYNFDHPDAFDTELLLCVMDKLKRGEAVDIPKYDFKSYKSDVYPKRRVNPSDVIILEGILVFHDPRVRELMNMKIFVDTDADVRLARRIRRDTGEKGRDIAVVLDQYSKFVKPAFDDFILPTKKYADIIIPRGGDNHVAIDLIVQHIRTKLGQHDLCKIYSNLYVIQSTFQIRGMHTLIRDAQITKHDFVFYSDRLIRLVVEHGLGHLPFTEKQVITPTGSVYTGVDFCKRLCGVSVIRSGESMENALRACCKGIKIGKILIHREGDNGQQLIYEKLPNDISDRHVLLLDPILGTGNSAVQAISLLIRKGVPESNIIFLNLISAPQGVHVVCKKFPRIKIVTSEIEIGLNKDYRVIPGMGEFGDRYFGTDDDEQLVVPSQ; encoded by the exons ATGGATGGTTTTGAGCAAAGAAAGTCAGGCATGGAACAACCGACAACATCGGCGACTGACATGTATAAACAACCATTTGTCATAG GTGTTGCTGGTGGTGCAGCATCAGGCAAGACTGCAGTTTGTGATATGATTATTCAGCAACTTCATGATCAACGAGTTGTATTAGTTAATCAG GATTCTTTTTACCATAACTTGACTGAAGAGGAACTTGCTCGTGTACAGGATTACAACTTTGACCATCCTG ATGCTTTTGATACTGAGCTATTGCTATGTGTTATGGACAAGTTGAAGCGTGGTGAGGCAGTAGATATTCCAAAGTACGACTTCAAGAGTTACAAGAGTGATGTGTATCCAAAAAGAAGG GTAAACCCCTCAGATGTTATAATTTTGGAAGGGATCCTTGTTTTCCATGATCCACGTGTTCGGGAGTTGATGAATATGAAGATATTTGTTGATACAG ATGCTGATGTTCGTCTGGCGAGAAGGATTAGACGAGATACTGGCGAGAAGGGTCGGGATATTGCAGTAGTTCTTGATCAG TATTCAAAATTTGTGAAACCAGCTTTTGATGATTTTATTCTCCCTACAAAGAAGTATGCTGATATCATTATACCGCGTGGGGGAGATAATCATGTAGCCATTGACCTGATTGTACAGCATATCCGCACGAAGCTTGGTCAACATGACCTGTGTAAAATATATTCCAATTTATATGTCATTCAGTCAACTTTTCAG ATACGGGGCATGCATACCCTGATACGTGATGCTCAGATAACAAAGCacgattttgtattttattctGACCGTTTGATTCGTTTG GTTGTTGAACATGGGCTGGGGCATCTGCCATTTACAGAAAAGCAAGTAATCACTCCCACTG GTTCTGTATACACTGGCGTGGACTTTTGTAAGAGATTGTGTGGCGTCTCTGTCATCAGGAG TGGGGAGAGTATGGAGAATGCTTTACGAGCGTGCTGTAAAGGTATCAAGATCGGGAAAATTCTAATTCACAGAGAAGGTGACAACGGTCAGCAG CTAATATACGAAAAGCTTCCAAACGATATCTCGGATAGGCATGTTTTACTGTTGGATCCTATCCTTGGCACAG GTAATTCGGCTGTACAAGCGATCTCTTTACTTATAAGAAAGGGTGTACCGGAGTCCAACATTATATTTCTCAACCTGATATCT GCACCTCAAGGTGTTCATGTGGTCTGCAAAAAGTTTCCTAGAATAAAAATAGTGACATCTGAGATTGAGATTGGTTTGAATAAAGATTACCGCGTCATACCGGGCATGGGTGAGTTCGGCGACCGGTACTTCGGAACAGATGATGATGAGCAGTTGGTGGTTCCTTCACAGTAG
- the LOC130960280 gene encoding NDR1/HIN1-like protein 10 yields MLSLPPPPPPPQLSPPPRKQSEPISLDQIVISTKQTRNQNFIETSAPNSVTTKLIRPPRTPLRQPQPKRTNPIIWFTAVLCLIFSLVLIFFGIATLIIFLIIKPRTPIFDIPNANLNLVYFDSPNYINGDFTLLANFTNPNKKINVLFESLDVELFFSERLISAQSIEPFAQRRRESKLQSVNFISSLVFLPQDIGVKLQKQVQNNRVIYNVKGTFRVKITIGLIHVSYWLHSRCQIEMTGPPTGVLVARNCITKR; encoded by the coding sequence ATGCTTTCTCTTCCaccgccgccgccgccgccaCAGCTCTCACCCCCACCAAGAAAACAATCAGAACCAATTTCACTTGACCAAATTGTCATATCaacaaaacaaacaagaaaccaaaattttattgaaacaaGTGCACCAAATTCTGTTACAACAAAGCTAATTAGGCCACCAAGAACACCACTAAGACAACCTCAACCAAAGAGAACAAATCCAATCATATGGTTCACTGCAGTTCTATGCCTAATATTCAGCCTTGTCCTTATCTTCTTTGGTATTGCAACATTGATAATCTTCCTTATCATAAAACCAAGAACCCCCATTTTTGATATTCCAAATGCAAACCTCAATTTGGTGTACTTTGACTCTCCAAATTACATCAATGGTGACTTCACCCTCCTTGCAAACTTCACCAACCCCAACAAAAAAATCAACGTCCTTTTCGAGTCTTTAGACGTCGAGCTCTTCTTCTCTGAGAGGCTCATATCGGCACAGTCGATAGAGCCGTTCGCTCAGAGGAGAAGAGAAAGCAAGTTGCAATCAGTGAACTTCATATCTAGCTTGGTGTTTTTGCCTCAGGATATTGGTGTGAAGCTTCAAAAGCAAGTTCAGAACAATAGGGTAATCTACAATGTGAAGGGAACATTTAGAGTGAAAATCACCATTGGTCTAATTCATGTATCTTATTGGTTGCATAGTAGATGCCAGATTGAGATGACTGGTCCACCAACTGGAGTATTAGTAGCAAGAAACTGCATAACAAAGAGATGA